The following DNA comes from Harpia harpyja isolate bHarHar1 chromosome 26 unlocalized genomic scaffold, bHarHar1 primary haplotype SUPER_26_unloc_3, whole genome shotgun sequence.
gtgcCCTCCCCCCCCAAGGACCCCAACTCTCACCCCATtcctcccctcccagtgctcccagtccatcccagtgctcccccagccccataccTCCCCCTTCTCGTTGCGGATGCGGCGGTTGAACTCCTTCCCCTCCAGGCAGAGCCAGTCCTCGCCGGCCGGCAGGATGCCGCACTTGGCCGCGATGGCCCGCGCCGTGTTCAGGTTGTCCCCCGTCACCATCCGCACCGTGATGCCGGCCCGCTGGCATTTCCGAATGGCCTCGGGCACCTGCGGGCACCCCGGGGCGGTCAGGGACCCCCGACCCCACGTCCCGCccctgtccccacgtccccccggCGTCCCCGCGTCCCCCCCCGCGCGTCTCCACGTCCCTCCGCAGCCATCCGCTGCCCCCCTCGCTGTgtccccccgcctcccccaatCCCCACGTCCTCCGCGTGTTCCCCATCCCCTCCGCGTGCCCCGCGTCCTCCATGCGtgggtccccccctccccgtcccccgcACCTCGGGGCGCACGGGGTCCTCGATGCCGACGACGGCGATGCAGGTGAGCTCGCCCACGATGGCGGCCTCGTCGTCCCAGGGGGGTTCGGGGACGGGGGGGAAATCGCGGAAGGCCAGGACCAAGGTGCGCAGCCCGGCCGCCGCCATCGGTTCCACCACCTTCCGCACCACGTCCTCCCGGTCCCGCGGCCCGAAGGCCCGTGCCTCCCCGCCGACCCCCAGGATGGCGCAGCACCTGCGGgcaccgcggcgggggggggggtccgtggGGGGAAGACGGACCGGGAGCAGCGTCCCCCgagcatccccatccccatgAGATGGtggccccggggcagggggggggaacCCTCAGCACCACGGGAGGATCCTGTGGGGGGATCCCCCGAGCGTCCCCATCCCCGCTGTGTCCCCAGGGAGTTTTTGGGgcgcagccgcccccccccccgccctcaccTGCGCAGGAGGATCTCGGAAGCGCCCTTGCTGTAGAGGCGGAAGCCGCCGGCGGGCAGGCGGGTGACGGTGCTCATGGACTTGCGGACGGAGTTGAAGGTGTAGACCTTGTAGAGCCGTTCCTCGGGGACCTGCGCCCGCACTGCCTCGTAGTCCCGCCGCAGCgccagcaccagccccagcagcgcgCACTCCGTCTTGTTCCCCACCTGCCGCGGCAGCCCCCCCGCCGTctcggggggctggggggcgagggggggacaGATACGGGGCGGTTGGGGCAGGTAGGGGGTGAGAGGGGCAGGTATGGGGGGGgatacgggggggggggcagaaacaGGATGGCGGGGGGGCAAAGAAGGGCCGTCGGGGCAGAAAGCAGAGAGTGGGGTCAAATAGGGGTCCCTGGGGGCGTTGAGTGACCCCCGCGGTgtctgacacccccccccaggggtCCAGAGCCCCCCGGCTTTGGGCTCAAGCTCCCCCCAAGGGTCTcagcccccccgggggggggggtctcaaaGGTGCCCCGGGCGGTAACAGGGTCCCCCAggtcccttcccccccccccccagctccctcaccAGTATCTTGGTGGTGTAGGCGCTGTTGATGGCGATGGCCTGGACGAGGAGGTCGAGGGTGCGGGGGGCGATGCTGGAGGGGTCGGGGGGGCTGCGGAAGTGGGTGTCCCCCAGGAAGGCTTGCACCACCGTCATGCGGTTGGTGGTGAGCGTCCCCGTCTTGTCGGAGCAGATGGCCGTGGCGTTTGCCCATCGTCTCGCAGGCGTCCAGGTGACGCACCAGGTTGTTGTCCCGCATCATtttctgggggagggggggggagaagtgagATGGGGGGGCGCTGGGGAGGGGTAGGGGGGCACACAGCGGCACCCCGGGGTGGGGAAAGGCGAGGGGGGGCACGGCAGTAGCAGGGGCGGAGGGCTGGGATGGGCGTtcagggaggggatggagggatggacaGGCCCAGAGGATGGATGGACGGAGGGACAGAGAGCTCGGAGTGGACAAATGGGCTTGGAGGAGAGATGGAGGGgcggacggacagacagacggaAGGGCAGACGGACGGAGAAGAGCttggaggagaggcagagggcCAGGGAAATGGACGGACGGACGtggaggacagacagacagaatgGTGGACAGATGGATGATCTTGGAGCACGGACAGGAATGGAGAAGACAGACAGAGACGCGTGGAGAAGGGACAGATGGACGGTCTGCAGCGAGACGGATAAGTTTGAGGATGGACGGATGAAGGGATGGGGGACCGGACGGACAGAAGAGCttggaagacagacagacagacagagatggagaagatggGCAGGAACGCGGAGAACAGAGGACGGATCTGTGGCGGGGTGGAGGAGCTTCGAGGACAGGCGAGCCCGGAGGACAGACGGACGGAGGGGGGGCACCGGGAGGGCCTGACCTTGACGGAGTAGGCGAGGGAGATGGTGACGGCCAGCGGCAGCCCCTCGGGGACGGCCACCACCAGGACGGTGACGCCGATGATGAAGAACTTGACCCAGTACTGGACGTAGACGGGGGTGCACTCGGCCAGCCAGGGCCGACCCTCCACCACGAAGGTCTCGATGACGAAGTAGAGCACCAGGATGATCACCGTCACCGCCGACATCACCAGCCCTGCCGCACAGCGCCTTCAGGcacccgccggcggcgggggacgACGTCCCCATCCCCGCCCCGGGGGGGATCCCCGGCTATCCGGGCGCCCACCTGCCTTGCCGATCTGCACGGCCAGCTTGGTGAGCTTGCCCTGCAGCACCGACTTCTCCTTCTTGGGGCCGCTGCTCCGCTTCCGCTCCCGCTCCTCCACGTCCCCCCCCTCCGCGCTCTTCAGCGGCTGCATCTCCATCGCCACCCGCCCCGTCCTGCTTCTTGGCTGGGGACACCGACACGGCTCCGTCGGCGGTGAGGGGGGGAAAAGACGGAGGACACACacgcacgggggggggggggtccgggcgcgtccccccccgccgccaccccctGCCCCGGCGAGGGACCCCGGCGCACCTTTGCTCTGCAGGTTCTCCACCGCGCCGTCCTGGGGcttccctgcggcagaaggacGGATGGCGCCAGCGTCAGACACAGGGCGAGACATGAGGGGAAGGGACGGggttggggacccccccagcacccccacatCAACCCAAACCGGGATGAGCCAAGGCCGGAGGAAGGACTCGGCTCCATCCGGGGACACCGAGAGCCCCTGGAAAGGGTGCGGGTGGGACGTGATGAACCCCGAGTGCCCAGAGCCCGTCAGGAGTcactccaggttgagggagaccACGTCCGGAGGACCTCAGCCCACCTGGACTCAACGAGGAGTCACTCTGGATTGGGACAGCACCGGGACGGGTGAGCAGAGCCCGTCCCTGGTCAATCCAGAGCCAATGTGGAGTCACTCCGGATTGGGACAGCACCGGGATGGGTGAGCAGAGCCCGTCCCCGGTCAATCCAGAGCCAACGTGGAGTCACTCCGGATTGGGACAGCACCGGGAGGGGTGAGCAGAGCCCGTCCCTGGTCAATCCAGAGCCAACGAGGAGTCACTTCGCTCCCAACCCCCAGGGACACAGGCATGAGGGGATGGAGGCCACACACGACAGGGACAGCGGGACAGacgggggggtggagggaggggggcCGGCCACccacctttcttctcctttttctcctcctcctcctccccgccggcgccCAGCAAGGTGAAGATGATGCCGCTCTGCGAGTTGACCCCCACCGCCGTCACCACCATCTTCCCTGAGCCCTCCATGACGTGGGTGCCTgcgcggggaggcggggggggtcACAGCGGGGCTCCCCGGCCCCCCGAACGCtgccggccgcccccccgcctcacccGAGAGCAGCATGGGGTCCTTGTCAACCGACTTGCGGACGTGATCGGACTCCCCCGTCAGCGCGCTCTCGTCGATCTTCAGGTCGTTGCCTTGGATCAGGATGCCGTCGGCCGGCAGCAGGTCACCTACGAGGGTGGCCGCGTCACCCCGGCGCGCCCATCCGCCCCGGCGTCGGGGCTGCCGGagcccccggcacccccccctcctcccccggcgCCGCGGCACTCACCGTACTTGACCTGGGCGACGTCGCCCACCACCAGCTCGGCGACGGGGACCTGGGCCTGGCGGCCGTGGCGCACGACGGTGAAGCGCTGCTCCTGCTCGATGCGGCTCTGCAGCCCCCGGAACTGGCGTTCCTTGCTCCAGTCGTTGAAGGCGGTGACGAGGACGACGCAGGCCACCGACAGCAGGATGGCCGCCCCCTCGATCCAgcccgcctccgcctccccctCGTCCTCCGTGCCCCCCGAGGCATGGCCGCAGACtgcggggtggaggggggggggggcgtcagGCCACCAGCGGGGACGGCGGCAGGACACGGGGGTGACATCAGGGCGATGTGGGGACGTGGCCGTGGGGCAGGACTGAAGGACAGGGACGGAGGGGGACGCGGGGGCGAGGTGAGCCAAGGGACGGGGACACAGGGGACAGgatgggggggacacacgacacagGGACCAAGGGAGGCGATGGGGAAGCGGGGACGGCGTCCCTCCGTCCCCCGCCGCAGGGGgtcccccccaaatcccccccccaggctccccacCTTTGGCGTCCCCCGAGGCCCCCCCCACCTTCGGTGTCCCCGCTGGGGGGGGCGTAGAAGGAGAGCCCCAGGGAGACGACGGCAGCCACCTCGAGGATGATGAGGGTGACGTCCTGCAGCGCTTCCCACACCAGCTCCACGAAGGTCTTGGGGCGCTTCGGGGGGATCCAGTTCTGGCCGAAGACCTGGCGCCGCCGATCCAGCTCCGCCGCCCCCTCcgacagccctgggggggggcacaccCGGACATCTGCGTCccgtccctcctcccctcccgcaTCGGGGGTCCCACGCAGCCCTGGTGTCacccccctgctcctgctggggtGTCCTGGGgtcccgggggcggggggcagcgaggTCTCTGGGGGGGGCCCTGCAGGACAATGAGGTCCTGGGGTGGGTCCCAGGGGACGCAGGGGTCTCTGGGGGGTCCCTAGAGAACTCTGGGGGTCTCGGGGCATAGGCAGGTCCCTGGGGGGACAGAGAGGTCTCCAGGCTCCAGGGGGGGTCCCTAGAGGACAGGGAGGActcgggggggtcccggggcggcGTTACCGTCGGTGGGCGAGGTGCGGAGGCGGCGGCAGAGCCCGTGGACGTCCCCGTAGGCCTCCTGCACCTTCAGCAGGGCTTCGGCGCCGCGCAGCTCCATCAGCGCCCGCAGCTCCGCCAGGCTGCAGCCGaagccccccccggggccggcctCCCCCGCGCTGTTGGCCAGGTCCCCCATGGCGCCGGCGGCctgcggggacggggacacggcaGGCTGGGGGAGCGCGAAGGGGACGGGGAGCGGGGACATCGCTGGGGATATGGGACGGGGCTTGGGGACATCATTAGGGGCAAGGGACATTGTTGGGGACAGCCCTGATGGCTTGGGGACATCTTTAGAGGCAAGGAACACAGCATACAATTTGGGGACGTCGCTAAGGACGAGGGACATTGTGGGGGACGTTATCAGGGACGAGGGAGGTCGCTAGGAATGCAGGGCATAACTTGGCACATCGTTAGGCACAAGGGATATCGGTAGGGATACAGGACACGACTTGGGGACATCATTAGAAACAAGGGACATCATTGGGGCTGGGGGACATCGCTAGGGCCACGGGACATGACTTGGGGACATCGTTAGGGACACGGGACATTGTTGGGGACATCGTTAGGGACATGGGACATTGCTGGGAACATCGCTAGGGTCACAGAACGTGACTTGGGGATGTCATTAGGGACACGGGACATCATTAGGGTCACAGAACGTGACTTGGGGACGTCATTAGGGACAAGGGACATCATTAGGGTCACAGAACATGGCTTGGGGACATCATTAGGGACACAGGACATCATTAGGGTCACAGAACATGGCTTGGGGACATCATTAGGGACATAGGACATCGCTGGGGACATCGTCAGGGACACGGGACATGGCCTGGGGACATTGTTGGGGAGCAGGGGCGCTGCCGGGGGTCTCTCACCTGCTCAGCGGTGACGGTGACGGtggcggggcccggggggggtCATGCCGGGGGGCCCCCCCTGGCTGGTCGCTCGCCCCCCCGCGGGGGCCAGGCCATGGACGGCGCCGGGGTCAGGGGCGGCCGCCCCCCCTGCCCGGGCCACACCTGGGGACACGGCCGTCACCCGCGGCCCAGCACGGACCAGTCACTCCCAGTCCGtcac
Coding sequences within:
- the ATP2B3 gene encoding LOW QUALITY PROTEIN: plasma membrane calcium-transporting ATPase 3 (The sequence of the model RefSeq protein was modified relative to this genomic sequence to represent the inferred CDS: deleted 2 bases in 2 codons), translated to MGDLANSAGEAGPGGGFGCSLAELRALMELRGAEALLKVQEAYGDVHGLCRRLRTSPTDGLSEGAAELDRRRQVFGQNWIPPKRPKTFVELVWEALQDVTLIILEVAAVVSLGLSFYAPPSGDTEVCGHASGGTEDEGEAEAGWIEGAAILLSVACVVLVTAFNDWSKERQFRGLQSRIEQEQRFTVVRHGRQAQVPVAELVVGDVAQVKYGDLLPADGILIQGNDLKIDESALTGESDHVRKSVDKDPMLLSGTHVMEGSGKMVVTAVGVNSQSGIIFTLLGAGGEEEEEKKEKKGKPQDGAVENLQSKAKKQDGAVAMEMQPLKSAEGGDVEERERKRSSGPKKEKSVLQGKLTKLAVQIGKAGLVMSAVTVIILVLYFVIETFVVEGRPWLAECTPVYVQYWVKFFIIGVTVLVVAVPEGLPLAVTISLAYSVKKMMRDNNLVRHLDACETMGNATAICSDKTGTLTTNRMTVVQAFLGDTHFRSPPDPSSIAPRTLDLLVQAIAINSAYTTKILPPETAGGLPRQVGNKTECALLGLVLALRRDYEAVRAQVPEERLYKVYTFNSVRKSMSTVTRLPAGGFRLYSKGASEILLRRCCAILGVGGEARAFGPRDREDVVRKVVEPMAAAGLRTLVLAFRDFPPVPEPPWDDEAAIVGELTCIAVVGIEDPVRPEVPEAIRKCQRAGITVRMVTGDNLNTARAIAAKCGILPAGEDWLCLEGKEFNRRIRNEKGEIEQERLDKVWPKLRVLARSSPTDKHTLVKGIIDSTVGDQRQVVAVTGDGTNDGPALKKADVGFAMGIAGTDVAKEASDIILTDDNFSSIVKAVMWGRNVYDSISKFLQFQLTVNVVAVVVAFTGACITQDSPLKAVQMLWVNLIMDTFASLALATEPPTEALLLRKPYGRNKPLISRTMLKNILGHAAYQLVIIFTLLFVGEVFFDIDSGRNAPLHSPPSEHYTIIFNTFVMMQLFNEINARKIHGERNVFDGIFANPIFCSIVLGTFAIQIVIVQFGGKPFSCSPLSAEQWLWCLFVGVGELVWGQVMAWVPGGRLRCPGAGPGPSGRRRRAAAAAEDEEEEEEVDAAERELRRGQVLWVRGLNRIQTQMRVVRAFRSSLGGPPPRPEARPGPPFGAPPELLFGDTRDIPLIDDTDAESEAPPNRNNNHRPPRGHGGARAGPPPARLHSLETSL